In Halomarina salina, one DNA window encodes the following:
- a CDS encoding metal-dependent hydrolase, protein MMVMTHVLVGIAVSAVATVVFPEAAPIALVSGALGGLVPDLDLYVGHRRTLHFPVYGPLATLGAVALAVAAPSVETVALATFLAAAGLHAAMDVLGGGLELKPWQETSERAVYSHFHGHWLRPRRLVPYDGAPADLVLAGTVALPTLALGGAVVDPAVVGLLTVAVGYTLLRRRLADCWERLARLVPPSLASYLPDRFATARRSTGLPPSDD, encoded by the coding sequence ATGATGGTGATGACCCACGTCCTCGTGGGTATCGCGGTGAGCGCCGTGGCGACGGTGGTCTTCCCGGAGGCGGCCCCGATAGCCCTCGTATCGGGCGCGCTGGGTGGGCTGGTTCCGGACCTCGACCTCTACGTCGGGCACCGCCGCACACTGCACTTCCCGGTGTACGGACCGCTCGCCACGCTGGGGGCCGTGGCGCTCGCCGTCGCCGCGCCGTCGGTCGAGACGGTGGCGCTCGCGACGTTCCTCGCCGCCGCGGGGCTCCACGCCGCGATGGACGTGCTCGGCGGCGGCCTCGAACTGAAGCCGTGGCAGGAGACGTCCGAACGCGCCGTCTACAGCCACTTCCACGGCCATTGGCTCCGCCCGCGTCGGCTGGTCCCGTACGACGGTGCACCTGCGGACCTTGTGCTTGCCGGGACGGTCGCGCTCCCGACGCTCGCGCTGGGCGGTGCGGTGGTCGACCCCGCCGTCGTCGGCCTGTTGACCGTCGCCGTCGGCTACACGCTGCTCCGTCGACGGTTGGCCGACTGCTGGGAACGGCTCGCGCGGCTGGTGCCGCCCTCGCTGGCCAGCTACCTCCCCGACCGGTTCGCCACCGCACGGCGCTCGACCGGCCTCCCGCCGAGCGACGACTGA
- a CDS encoding four-helix bundle copper-binding protein, with product MALQQIDHLSEEQRECLDNCLEATQVCEWCADECAGHGEGMAECVRLCRDVADIASLHARFMARDSDYSGDLAATCADACEACADECDQHDHDHCQACAEVLRECAETCRSMA from the coding sequence ATGGCGCTGCAACAGATCGACCACCTGAGCGAGGAGCAACGCGAGTGTCTGGACAACTGTCTCGAAGCGACGCAGGTCTGCGAGTGGTGTGCCGACGAGTGCGCCGGCCACGGCGAGGGGATGGCCGAGTGCGTCCGCCTCTGTCGTGACGTCGCCGACATCGCGAGCCTCCACGCCCGGTTCATGGCGCGGGACTCCGACTACAGCGGCGACCTCGCGGCGACCTGCGCGGACGCCTGCGAGGCGTGCGCCGACGAGTGCGACCAGCACGACCACGACCACTGCCAGGCGTGCGCCGAGGTCCTCCGCGAGTGCGCGGAGACCTGCCGCTCGATGGCCTGA
- a CDS encoding YihY/virulence factor BrkB family protein has translation MDRGTYRTALRTVFAVAREQQVSVTAASLGYHAFNTLIPLGLFALLGLSAVGQLGAVTSSLSSAVGLPTGQLESMLSSTTDGASGRIRAAVLAFLILAWSTTRTFHTTNAAFEEVYGTRKQGSLFRQVEVIAIATVTTPLAFALAIGLGVVLSLVVKGVLLAILAPAVLFVALAAGFFPMYYVFPGIEITPREAVPGAVFAAGLWTVSAVFFRIYAGFSQSVQLYGVVGGLLLLLTWLYVGGLALLLGVVVNAVLAERVDPDSVWRP, from the coding sequence GTGGACAGAGGAACGTACCGGACGGCGCTACGGACCGTCTTCGCCGTCGCCCGCGAGCAGCAGGTGTCGGTGACGGCGGCGAGTCTCGGCTACCACGCGTTCAACACGCTGATTCCGCTGGGGTTGTTCGCACTCCTCGGTCTCTCGGCGGTGGGACAGCTCGGCGCGGTCACGTCGTCGCTCTCGTCGGCGGTGGGCCTCCCGACGGGCCAGCTGGAGTCGATGCTCTCCTCGACGACGGACGGGGCGAGTGGTCGCATCCGTGCGGCCGTCCTCGCCTTCCTCATCCTCGCGTGGAGCACGACGCGGACGTTCCACACGACCAACGCGGCGTTCGAGGAGGTGTACGGCACCCGGAAGCAGGGGTCGCTGTTTCGGCAGGTCGAGGTCATCGCCATCGCGACGGTGACCACGCCGCTGGCGTTCGCGCTCGCCATCGGTCTCGGCGTGGTGCTCTCGCTGGTCGTGAAGGGCGTTCTCCTGGCGATTCTCGCGCCAGCAGTACTGTTCGTGGCGCTCGCGGCCGGGTTCTTCCCGATGTACTACGTCTTCCCCGGTATCGAGATCACGCCGCGCGAGGCGGTGCCCGGCGCGGTGTTCGCCGCCGGCCTCTGGACCGTCTCGGCGGTGTTCTTCCGCATCTACGCGGGGTTCTCCCAGAGCGTCCAGCTGTACGGCGTCGTCGGTGGGCTGTTGCTCCTGCTGACGTGGCTCTACGTCGGCGGACTGGCGTTACTGCTGGGAGTGGTGGTGAACGCGGTGCTGGCCGAGCGTGTCGACCCGGATTCGGTGTGGCGGCCGTAG
- a CDS encoding magnesium transporter, with translation MATPWTVRAITRATLPVLLLLTLVAVGSGLVLVGFEATLLEYPSLLVLVPVTIGSAGNLGSVLASRLSTAFHLGTLSFGADETLLGNAVATVMLSLTVFPLIGVGAWLLTTLLSESRLPLLTVVLVAVLSGAVLAVLAVLVTVATAYTAYQLQLDPDDVVIPVVTNTCDVLGVLVLFVVVQLLV, from the coding sequence GTGGCGACGCCGTGGACCGTCCGGGCCATCACGCGGGCGACGCTCCCGGTGTTGCTCCTGCTGACGCTCGTCGCGGTGGGCAGCGGCCTCGTCCTCGTCGGGTTCGAGGCGACGCTGCTGGAGTACCCCTCGCTGCTCGTGCTCGTTCCGGTGACCATCGGGTCGGCGGGGAACCTCGGGAGCGTGCTGGCCTCGCGGCTCTCGACGGCGTTCCACCTCGGGACGCTCTCGTTCGGGGCCGACGAGACGCTGCTCGGCAACGCCGTGGCGACCGTCATGCTCTCGCTGACCGTCTTCCCGCTCATCGGCGTCGGCGCGTGGCTCCTCACGACGCTCCTGTCGGAGAGCCGCCTGCCGCTCCTGACGGTGGTGCTCGTCGCCGTCCTCTCCGGAGCCGTCCTCGCGGTGCTCGCCGTCCTCGTCACCGTCGCCACGGCGTACACCGCCTACCAGCTCCAGCTCGACCCCGACGACGTGGTCATCCCCGTCGTCACGAACACCTGCGACGTACTGGGCGTCCTCGTCCTGTTCGTCGTGGTGCAACTGCTCGTCTGA
- a CDS encoding magnesium transporter translates to MTVGDVAREAYREGLPALSASAFGGLLAGVALSGMRAEFEAVAGLLVLVPALLATRGNVYGSLGARVATALHQGLVEPRLRGTDERLRAAVVAALANGIVASVFSAVVAWVALVALAQSHATLLELTLISFLAALLSGIVLAVVVVVVVFSGFKRGFNPDTLVGPIVTTAGDVFGVLFLWLSVQVVVGVL, encoded by the coding sequence ATGACCGTCGGTGACGTGGCACGGGAGGCCTACCGCGAGGGACTGCCGGCGCTGTCGGCGAGCGCGTTCGGCGGCTTACTCGCGGGCGTCGCGTTGAGCGGGATGCGCGCCGAGTTCGAGGCCGTCGCGGGCTTGCTCGTCCTCGTCCCGGCGCTGCTGGCGACGCGGGGGAACGTCTACGGGTCGCTCGGCGCACGCGTCGCGACGGCGCTCCACCAGGGACTCGTCGAACCACGGCTCCGGGGGACCGACGAACGACTCCGGGCGGCCGTCGTCGCCGCGCTGGCGAACGGTATCGTCGCCAGCGTGTTCTCGGCGGTGGTGGCGTGGGTCGCGCTCGTCGCGCTCGCCCAGTCACACGCCACGCTCCTCGAACTGACCCTCATCTCGTTCCTCGCGGCGCTGCTGTCGGGTATCGTCCTCGCCGTCGTCGTCGTCGTCGTCGTCTTCAGCGGCTTCAAGCGCGGGTTCAACCCGGACACGCTCGTCGGCCCCATCGTGACGACGGCGGGCGACGTCTTCGGCGTCCTCTTCCTCTGGCTCTCGGTCCAGGTCGTCGTCGGGGTGCTCTGA
- a CDS encoding signal recognition particle protein Srp54 — MVLDNLGSSLRGTLDQLQGKSRLDEEDVDAVVKEIQRSLIGADVDISLVQDLSDSIRQRALDEEPPAGTTARDHVLKIVYEEMVALVGDSTELPLESQTILLAGLQGSGKTTSAAKMAWWFSTKGLRPAVIQTDTFRPGAYEQSKQMCERAEVDFYGDPDEEDPVEIVRKGFEETQEADIRIVDTSGRSGLNEELIEELKEIEGFATPDRNLLVLDAAIGQGAKDQARAFGDAVGIDGVVITKLDGTAKGGGALAAVNETDSTIAFLGTGETVQDIERFEPNGFISRLLGMGDLKQLAERVERAMQGTGEDDDWDPEDMMQGNFTLHDMRKQMQAMNNMGPLEQVMDMIPGFGGGLMDQLPDDAMDVTKSRMLDFEVIMDSMTEEELENPRVVGAERTERIARGSGKSEERISELLEQHRMMERMIKQFQGMGDGDMQRMMKRMEQQGGGGGSGGMGGMPPFGD; from the coding sequence ATGGTACTCGACAATCTCGGAAGCTCTCTCCGGGGGACCCTGGACCAGCTCCAGGGGAAGTCCCGTCTCGACGAGGAGGACGTGGACGCGGTGGTCAAGGAGATTCAGCGCTCGCTCATCGGGGCCGACGTGGACATCAGCCTCGTTCAGGACCTCTCCGACTCCATCAGACAGCGGGCGCTCGACGAGGAGCCACCCGCCGGGACGACCGCTCGCGACCACGTCCTGAAGATCGTCTACGAGGAGATGGTCGCGCTGGTCGGCGACTCCACCGAACTGCCACTCGAATCGCAGACCATCCTGCTCGCGGGGCTCCAGGGGTCGGGGAAGACCACCAGCGCCGCCAAGATGGCGTGGTGGTTCTCGACGAAGGGGCTCCGCCCGGCCGTCATCCAGACCGACACCTTCCGCCCCGGCGCGTACGAGCAGTCCAAGCAGATGTGCGAACGCGCGGAGGTCGACTTCTACGGCGACCCGGACGAGGAGGACCCGGTCGAGATCGTCCGCAAGGGGTTCGAGGAGACCCAGGAGGCCGACATCCGCATCGTCGACACCTCCGGGCGCTCCGGGCTGAACGAGGAGCTCATCGAGGAGCTGAAGGAGATAGAGGGGTTCGCGACCCCCGACCGCAACCTGCTGGTGCTCGACGCCGCCATCGGGCAGGGCGCGAAGGATCAGGCCCGCGCGTTCGGCGACGCGGTCGGTATCGACGGCGTCGTCATCACGAAGCTCGACGGGACGGCGAAAGGTGGGGGCGCGCTCGCGGCGGTCAACGAGACGGACTCGACCATCGCGTTCCTCGGGACCGGCGAGACGGTCCAGGACATCGAGCGCTTCGAGCCAAACGGCTTCATCTCCCGGCTGCTCGGGATGGGCGACCTGAAACAGCTCGCCGAGCGCGTCGAGCGGGCGATGCAGGGGACCGGCGAGGACGACGACTGGGACCCCGAGGACATGATGCAGGGCAACTTCACCCTGCACGACATGCGCAAGCAGATGCAGGCGATGAACAACATGGGGCCGCTCGAACAGGTGATGGACATGATTCCGGGGTTCGGCGGCGGCCTGATGGACCAGCTCCCGGACGACGCGATGGACGTCACCAAGTCGCGGATGCTCGACTTCGAGGTCATCATGGACTCGATGACCGAGGAGGAACTGGAGAACCCCCGCGTCGTCGGCGCGGAGCGCACCGAGCGCATCGCCCGTGGCTCCGGGAAGAGCGAGGAGCGCATCTCCGAACTGCTCGAACAGCACCGCATGATGGAGCGGATGATAAAGCAGTTCCAGGGGATGGGCGACGGCGACATGCAGCGCATGATGAAACGGATGGAACAGCAGGGTGGCGGCGGCGGTAGCGGTGGGATGGGCGGGATGCCCCCCTTCGGCGACTAG
- a CDS encoding S8 family serine peptidase, with protein MSHETGRDDTQRTATRRSVLATAGALGASAALPFATGRASAGVGDLVDDTLDTASDALQEVLVVFDSPDDVGLLDDLDLSEGFLAFEVLPVGYALLTGPQIETVAEWDAVRYVESNRELDYHNADAREVTGVSTVQNDLGYDGSSAHTALIDSGIDGDHPDLEASIANNYRWVGNPLGEPTLWVPVGGLDSDDIGHGTHCAGTVAGDGTKSDGEDAGMAPGATVTMYSSGLAVSILKATAAFDHLLANHADEVAVVSNSYGSASADDYNPDGALQTATWETFESGVLPVFSAGNSGPGNDTLNDYAKAPHVLSVAATDDQQAVTDFSSRGRAASTGANYDRQTALDNLRSYYDSGSASGPVGLYRNGVGAPGNAVTSTMSPADVLNVSGGDTDLYYATISGTSMSCPVTSGTATLMVDAAQQEGHGTPAPLDVLNTLEATAYEARDSYTPANMGAGFVDAEAAVQRAADGNFAGFGDVTLTQP; from the coding sequence ATGTCGCACGAGACGGGACGTGACGACACGCAACGCACGGCAACCAGACGCTCGGTGCTGGCGACGGCGGGGGCGCTCGGGGCGAGCGCTGCACTGCCGTTCGCGACCGGTCGAGCGAGCGCCGGGGTGGGGGACCTCGTCGACGACACGCTCGACACCGCGAGCGACGCGTTACAGGAGGTGCTCGTCGTCTTCGACTCGCCGGACGACGTGGGCCTGCTCGACGACCTGGACCTCTCGGAGGGGTTCCTGGCGTTCGAGGTGCTCCCGGTCGGCTACGCGCTGTTGACCGGGCCGCAGATAGAGACGGTGGCGGAGTGGGACGCGGTGCGCTACGTCGAGTCGAACCGCGAACTCGACTACCACAACGCCGACGCGCGGGAGGTGACGGGCGTCTCGACGGTCCAGAACGACCTGGGCTACGACGGGTCGTCCGCCCACACCGCGCTCATCGACTCGGGCATCGACGGCGACCACCCGGACCTGGAGGCGTCCATCGCCAACAACTACCGCTGGGTGGGCAACCCGCTGGGCGAACCGACGCTGTGGGTGCCCGTCGGCGGTCTCGACTCCGACGACATCGGCCACGGCACTCACTGTGCGGGCACCGTCGCCGGCGACGGGACGAAGAGCGACGGTGAGGACGCCGGGATGGCCCCCGGCGCGACCGTCACGATGTACTCCTCGGGACTGGCGGTCTCCATCCTGAAGGCGACGGCCGCGTTCGACCACCTGCTGGCGAACCACGCCGACGAGGTGGCCGTCGTCTCGAACTCCTACGGGTCGGCCAGCGCCGACGACTACAACCCCGACGGCGCGCTCCAGACCGCGACGTGGGAGACGTTCGAGTCGGGCGTCCTCCCCGTGTTCTCGGCAGGGAACAGCGGTCCCGGCAACGACACGCTCAACGACTACGCGAAGGCCCCGCACGTCCTGTCGGTCGCCGCGACGGACGACCAGCAGGCCGTGACCGACTTCTCCTCGCGCGGGCGGGCCGCCTCGACCGGCGCGAACTACGACCGGCAGACCGCGCTCGACAACCTCCGGTCGTACTACGACTCGGGGAGCGCGTCGGGTCCCGTGGGACTCTACCGCAACGGTGTCGGCGCGCCGGGGAACGCCGTCACCTCGACGATGTCGCCCGCCGACGTCCTGAACGTCTCCGGCGGCGACACCGACCTCTACTACGCCACCATCTCGGGCACGTCGATGTCCTGCCCGGTCACCAGCGGGACGGCCACCCTGATGGTCGACGCCGCCCAGCAGGAGGGCCACGGGACGCCCGCACCGCTCGACGTCCTCAACACCCTCGAAGCGACGGCGTACGAGGCGAGAGACAGCTACACGCCCGCGAACATGGGTGCCGGGTTCGTCGACGCCGAGGCCGCCGTCCAGCGCGCCGCCGACGGGAACTTCGCCGGGTTCGGCGACGTGACGCTCACCCAGCCGTAG
- a CDS encoding bacterio-opsin activator domain-containing protein → MDRPIHVAVRGAPSDALLTTLDAEYGIAVVEDDDAVACTLVTDDALDDVGTRDDQGEAATGAHERPLDTTGHERGPLVALCSEPSGQATALTAGADRCVTLAGDAATDAASVAAVVDRVLADEPTERDLLIRESLDALTDFFFLFDTEMRLLVWNDAVTAVTGYTDEELDEMNPLNLISEEDVVEVATAVQRAIQQGSATEEGDVLTKDGDRIPYEFTGTALTDDDGEAIGVCGIGRNVSEREQRERTLERQAESLRTLNRINEVIRNVNHDLVRAQTREDIEHAVVERLADESTYRFAWVGEYDAGSERVTPCAWSGEGEAYLDAREDDGSRRETLATKAIRDGSMQVAPHLAERPSEPWVDAAVDNGFAAATAVPLVYRGVTYGVLCVYSDRPDAFEGTERAVFGELGETVAYAIGAAERHRALVADTVVELELLVGEIDGIPSAASAVDSTVTFRGAAPTDDGSPSQFYRIEGDLEGVVETLPDDIDVSVVRDDEEGGVVRVEGDTSFSSLLADYGGTMRRVHVEDGGFRLVATFPQGTDVRNVLEAVRDRLPAAELVARRERERNEDDAPDVALTDRQRTVLTTAFHLGFFDSPRVNTGGEVAEELGISTPTFHEHIRIAERKLVEAFLGTPEDTNGRF, encoded by the coding sequence ATGGACCGCCCGATTCACGTCGCCGTGCGGGGAGCGCCGTCGGACGCGCTCCTGACGACCCTCGACGCCGAGTACGGGATAGCGGTGGTCGAGGACGACGACGCCGTCGCCTGTACGCTCGTGACGGACGACGCGCTCGACGACGTCGGGACCCGCGACGACCAGGGCGAGGCGGCGACCGGGGCGCACGAGCGCCCGCTCGACACGACCGGACACGAGCGGGGACCGCTGGTCGCGCTCTGTTCCGAGCCGTCCGGGCAGGCGACCGCCCTCACCGCTGGGGCAGACCGCTGCGTGACGCTCGCTGGCGACGCGGCGACGGACGCGGCGAGCGTGGCCGCCGTCGTCGACCGGGTGCTCGCCGACGAACCGACCGAACGCGACCTGCTCATCCGGGAGTCGCTCGACGCGCTGACGGACTTCTTCTTCCTGTTCGACACGGAGATGCGCCTGCTCGTCTGGAACGACGCGGTGACGGCGGTGACCGGCTACACCGACGAGGAACTCGACGAGATGAACCCGCTCAACCTCATCAGCGAGGAGGACGTCGTCGAGGTGGCGACGGCGGTCCAGCGCGCCATCCAGCAGGGGAGCGCGACCGAGGAGGGCGACGTCCTGACGAAGGACGGCGACCGCATCCCCTACGAGTTCACGGGGACCGCGCTCACCGACGACGACGGCGAGGCCATCGGCGTCTGCGGCATCGGTCGGAACGTGAGCGAGCGCGAACAGCGCGAACGGACGCTCGAACGCCAGGCGGAGTCGCTGCGGACGCTCAACCGCATCAACGAGGTCATCCGGAACGTCAACCACGACCTCGTCCGCGCCCAGACGCGGGAGGACATCGAGCACGCCGTCGTCGAGCGACTGGCCGACGAGTCCACCTACCGGTTCGCCTGGGTCGGCGAGTACGACGCCGGCTCCGAACGGGTCACCCCCTGTGCGTGGTCGGGCGAGGGCGAGGCGTACCTCGACGCACGGGAAGACGACGGGTCGAGGCGCGAGACGCTCGCGACGAAGGCCATCCGCGACGGGTCGATGCAGGTCGCCCCGCACCTCGCCGAACGGCCGAGCGAGCCGTGGGTCGACGCGGCGGTCGACAACGGGTTCGCGGCCGCGACGGCCGTCCCGCTGGTGTACCGCGGCGTCACCTACGGCGTGCTCTGCGTCTACTCCGACCGCCCAGACGCGTTCGAGGGCACCGAGCGGGCGGTGTTCGGCGAACTGGGAGAGACCGTCGCCTACGCCATCGGCGCGGCCGAACGCCACCGCGCGCTCGTCGCCGACACCGTCGTCGAACTGGAACTGCTCGTCGGCGAGATAGACGGCATCCCGAGCGCCGCGAGCGCCGTCGACTCCACCGTCACGTTCCGGGGAGCCGCCCCGACCGACGACGGGTCGCCGTCACAGTTCTACCGCATCGAGGGCGACCTGGAGGGCGTCGTCGAGACCCTCCCCGACGACATCGACGTCTCGGTCGTCCGGGACGACGAGGAGGGCGGCGTGGTCCGCGTCGAGGGAGACACGTCGTTCAGCAGCCTCCTCGCCGACTACGGCGGGACCATGCGGCGGGTTCACGTCGAGGACGGCGGGTTCAGGCTCGTGGCGACCTTCCCGCAGGGGACAGACGTCAGGAACGTCCTCGAAGCGGTCCGTGACCGGCTGCCGGCCGCCGAACTCGTCGCTCGCCGTGAGCGCGAACGGAACGAGGACGACGCCCCCGACGTCGCGCTCACCGACCGTCAGCGGACCGTCCTCACGACCGCCTTCCACCTCGGCTTCTTCGACTCGCCGCGGGTGAACACCGGCGGCGAGGTGGCCGAGGAACTCGGCATCTCCACGCCGACGTTCCACGAGCACATCCGCATCGCCGAGCGGAAACTCGTCGAGGCGTTCCTGGGTACGCCCGAGGACACGAACGGGCGGTTCTGA
- a CDS encoding S9 family peptidase, with the protein MQRLDATDYHDIVQVADPRLSPDGERVAFVRKEPSDDDEYETTVYVVPADGSAPPRQFTAEEGSDAEPRWSPSGDRLAFTSARGDADAPQLWLLPTDGGEARQVTDVVGGVGDIAWSPDGDRVAFVQRATAEEREEDLDVDASDDPDYEREAPDPRVIDRTVYRAGVQYFDGLRSHLYTVTVGRSGDDDSEGSVTRHTDGEFDFGAPAFGDADTLYYAVNRQEDPDDSILYDIDALDLPSGESETLTQTTGWAASVAATEDGRVAYPRTPEEKAAMRQTDLEVFDHETGETVTPTASLDRTVAPAGFEFDDGLLYFLTPDEGNAVLRRAAPEDDADCEIVVGEGELTGASVRDGRVAFVRSEWDHRGDVFSLDARASGHADEDIARLSEVNADLLADRDVQEPEEFWFDSAGNEIQGWVLTPPDYDESEEYPLAVEIHGGPHAMWSTSGTMWHEFQLLAARGYVVFWCNPRGSTGYGEDHAMGIDQNWGDVTMQDVYAGADVVCDEYAVDETNQFVTGGSFGGYMTAWIVGHSDRFAGAVAQRGVYDLASFYGSTDAFQLVEMDFSTTPWEDPEFLWNHSPVAHVEGVTTPTLVMHADQDYRVPVNNGEMLYLFLRKQGVDTRLVRYPREGHELSRSGEPAHVVDRLERTVRWFDGYSDHHDVPRALDRGDEGLSAAEEADEDLDENTGEVANEG; encoded by the coding sequence ATGCAGCGACTCGACGCGACCGACTACCACGACATCGTCCAGGTGGCGGACCCGCGACTCTCCCCGGACGGCGAGCGCGTGGCGTTCGTCCGCAAGGAACCCAGCGACGACGACGAGTACGAGACGACGGTGTACGTCGTCCCCGCCGACGGCAGCGCTCCCCCCCGACAGTTCACCGCCGAGGAGGGTAGCGACGCCGAACCGCGCTGGTCGCCCTCCGGCGACCGACTCGCGTTCACCAGCGCCCGCGGCGACGCCGACGCGCCACAGCTCTGGCTACTCCCGACCGACGGCGGCGAGGCACGGCAGGTGACCGACGTGGTGGGTGGCGTGGGCGACATCGCGTGGTCGCCCGACGGCGACCGCGTCGCGTTCGTCCAGCGCGCGACGGCCGAGGAGCGCGAGGAGGACCTGGACGTCGACGCCAGCGACGACCCCGACTACGAGCGCGAGGCCCCCGACCCGCGGGTCATCGACCGGACCGTCTACCGCGCCGGGGTGCAGTACTTCGACGGCCTGCGGAGCCACCTCTACACCGTGACCGTGGGCCGTTCCGGGGACGACGACTCCGAGGGGAGCGTCACCCGCCACACCGACGGGGAGTTCGACTTCGGCGCGCCCGCGTTCGGCGACGCCGACACGCTCTACTACGCGGTCAACCGCCAGGAGGACCCCGACGACTCCATCCTGTACGATATCGACGCGCTGGACCTCCCGAGCGGTGAGTCGGAGACGCTGACCCAGACGACGGGCTGGGCGGCGAGCGTTGCAGCCACCGAGGACGGCCGCGTCGCCTACCCCCGCACGCCCGAGGAGAAGGCCGCGATGCGCCAGACCGACCTCGAAGTCTTCGACCACGAGACGGGCGAGACGGTCACTCCCACCGCCTCACTGGACCGCACCGTCGCCCCCGCTGGCTTCGAGTTCGACGACGGCCTGCTGTACTTCCTCACCCCGGACGAGGGGAACGCCGTCCTGCGCCGCGCCGCCCCCGAGGACGACGCCGACTGCGAGATTGTCGTCGGCGAGGGCGAACTCACCGGGGCGTCGGTCCGAGACGGGCGCGTCGCGTTCGTCCGCTCGGAGTGGGACCACCGCGGCGACGTGTTCTCGCTCGACGCCCGTGCCAGCGGACACGCAGATGAGGACATCGCCCGCCTCAGCGAGGTCAACGCCGACCTGCTCGCCGACCGTGACGTGCAGGAACCGGAGGAGTTCTGGTTCGACTCGGCAGGCAACGAGATTCAGGGCTGGGTGCTGACCCCGCCCGACTACGACGAGAGTGAGGAGTATCCGCTGGCGGTCGAGATACACGGCGGTCCCCACGCCATGTGGTCCACGTCGGGGACGATGTGGCACGAGTTCCAGTTGCTCGCCGCGCGGGGCTACGTCGTCTTCTGGTGCAACCCGCGTGGCTCGACGGGCTACGGCGAGGACCACGCGATGGGTATCGACCAGAACTGGGGCGACGTGACGATGCAGGACGTGTACGCCGGGGCGGACGTCGTCTGCGACGAGTACGCCGTCGACGAGACGAACCAGTTCGTCACCGGGGGCTCCTTCGGCGGGTACATGACCGCGTGGATAGTGGGCCACTCCGACCGGTTCGCGGGCGCGGTCGCCCAGCGCGGCGTCTACGACCTCGCCTCCTTCTACGGCTCGACCGACGCGTTCCAGCTGGTCGAGATGGACTTCTCGACGACGCCGTGGGAGGACCCCGAGTTCCTCTGGAACCACTCGCCGGTCGCTCACGTCGAGGGCGTGACGACGCCGACGCTCGTGATGCACGCCGACCAGGACTACCGCGTCCCGGTCAACAACGGCGAGATGCTCTACCTCTTCCTCCGCAAACAGGGCGTCGACACCCGCCTCGTTCGCTACCCACGAGAGGGACACGAACTGTCGCGGTCGGGCGAGCCGGCGCACGTCGTCGACCGTCTGGAGCGCACCGTCCGCTGGTTCGACGGCTACTCCGACCACCACGACGTTCCCCGCGCACTGGACCGCGGCGACGAGGGCCTGAGTGCTGCGGAGGAGGCCGACGA